One stretch of Miscanthus floridulus cultivar M001 chromosome 18, ASM1932011v1, whole genome shotgun sequence DNA includes these proteins:
- the LOC136520926 gene encoding ABC transporter A family member 7-like isoform X1, whose translation MILTANNSCSHFLLHRVHGERRKQQRRTKNCRSAMEPPSAAARAAAVAVPRPPSFASQTNALLRKNLIFQKRNRKGTIRLIIVPIYLCLIISVLQRVINNFLDKPKYRCGCKCIDVNGTGPCQSMCGIQYSTLDQAPSCPIPNPPKWPSLVQVPLPEYRAVQDSSGLFTGFPDESCRKTQSCAVSIPFAGANRTLSNSIMQNLFTSSPLLNISDYTSISSLLLGTDVPGSSTGFVEPAFISARPIYVLQPQCKSSASVTIPITVGSVNSQKEIKCVQGLPLWQNSSATINEETFQGYQKGKTAEGINEIAMGYDFQDSNEKHFNVLALYNSTYENASFIPMPFALLRIPRSLNAVSNAYLQLIRGSGVNMLLDFTKEMPKQATRLTFDFSAVASPLFFEWVVVLLFPVMLTYLVYEKQHKLRTMMKMHGLGDGPYWIIYYMYFLIFSTLYLIVFVIFGSVIGVNFFKINDYSIQFVFFFSFINLQIVLAFLASSFFWKVNTAQAIAYLYIFGSGLMAGYLIRNFIEGGKFPRHWITVLEIIPAFSLYRGLYELGQYAVRSSETGNPGMRWSDLNDHTNGMRDVLIIIILEWLVLLPVAYYFDHASSVGHRSSLLSIIKHLLKKDPTSRRITVNDIADKDVHIEMEKLDIIKERETVDQVLQQQTSGYAVVCDDLKKVYHGKDGNPDKFAVQGVSLALPYGECLGILGPNGAGKSSFISMMIGFVKPTSGNAFVRGFSIQNDMEKIYSSMGVCPQNDMLWETLTGREHLQFYGRLKGLSGSSLDLAVDESLRSVNLLHGGAPDKQVKKYSGGMRRRLSVAISLIGDAKVVYMDEPSTGLDPASRKSLWSAVKQAKQDRAIILTTHSMEEAETLCDRLCIMVDGSLQCIGTPKELIARYGGYYVLTMTTLPEFEQEVENLVRKLSPSSRKVYHLSGTQKYELPKQEARISDVFMAVESFKKRVEVQAWGLADTTMEDVFVKVAKGAQSSEELS comes from the exons ATGATCTTAACGGCTAATAATAGTTGCTCCCACTTCCTCCTCCATCGAGTACACGGAGAGAGAAGGAAACAACAGCGACGAACCAAGAACTGCCGGAGCGCCATGGAGCCGCCCTCTGctgcggcgcgggcggcggctgTGGCTGTGCCAAGGCCGCCGAGCTTCGCGTCGCAGACCAATGCTCTCCTGCGCAAAAACCTCATCTTCCAG AAACGTAATAGGAAGGGAACCATTCGGTTAATCATAGTTCCCATATATCTCTGTCTCATAATCAGCGTTCTTCAAAGAGTCATCAACAATTTTCTAGATAAGCCAAAATACAGGTGTGGTTGCAAGTGCATTGATGTCAACGGCACAGGCCCTTGCCAAAGTATGTGTGGAATTCAGTACTCTACACTGGATCAGGCACCTAGTTGCCCCATTCCAAATCCTCCAAAATGGCCTTCTCTCGTGCAAGTACCCCTCCCAGAGTATCGCGCTGTGCAGGATTCCTCTGGCTTGTTTACAGGCTTCCCTGACGAATCATGTAGAAAGACACAATCATGCGCTGTCAGTATACCCTTTGCTGGAGCAAACAGGACTCTATCTAATA GTATCATGCAGAACCTGTTCACAAGCTCACCGCTTTTAAATATTTCTGATTACACAAGCATATCAAGTCTTTTGCTT GGTACAGATGTACCAGGATCTTCTACAGGATTTGTTGAACCTGCTTTTATCTCGGCTCGACCTATATATGTTCTTCAACCACAATGCAAGTCCAGTGCTTCAGTTACAATCCCAATTACCGTCGGTTCTGTTAATTCCCAGAAAG AGATAAAATGTGTTCAAGGTTTACCCTTGTGGCAGAACAGTTCAGCAACAATTAATGAGGAAACATTTCAGGGCTACCAGAAAGGGAAAACTGCTGAAGGGATAAATGAAATTGCGATGG GCTATGATTTCCAAGACTCCAACGAGAAGCATTTTAATGTCCTTGCTTTGTATAACTCGACGTATGAGAATGCCTCTTTCATTCCAATGCCATTTGCACTTCTGCGCATTCCACGCTCATTGAACGCG GTATCAAATGCCTATCTCCAACTTATTCGAGGTTCAGGCGTAAATATGTTGCTCGACTTCACAAAAGAAATGCCTAAGCAAGCCACCCGTCTGACATTTGATTTTTCTGCTGTCGCCAGTCCACTATTTTTCGAATGGGTTGTTGTCTTGCTTTTTCCG GTTATGCTGACCTACCTTGTATATGAGAAGCAACACAAGCTCCGAACAATGATGAAAATGCATGGACTTGGGGATGGCCCTTACTGGATTATATACTATATGTACTTCCTTATTTTCTCCACATTGTATCTGATTGTATTTGTCATTTTCGGATCCGTCATAG GTGTGAACTTTTTCAAGATAAACGACTACAGTATACAGTTTGTTTTCTTTTTCAGCTTCATTAATCTGCAGATTGTATTGGCCTTCCTAGCTTCATCATTCTTTTGGAAAGTTAACACTGCTCAAG CAATTGCGTACCTGTACATATTTGGGTCAGGGTTGATGGCAGGATATCTTATTCGCAATTTTATTGAAGGGGGAAAATTCCCAA GACACTGGATTACAGTTCTGGAGATAATACCTGCATTTTCTTTATATCGAGGACTATATGAGCTTGGCCAGTATGCTGTTAGATCTTCAGAAACAGGAAACCCTGGCATGCGATGGAGTGATTTAAATGACCACACGAATGGAATGAGAGATGTGTTAATCATTATTATTTTAGAATGGTTGGTTTTGCTTCCTGTTGCATATTATTTTGACCATGCTTCTTCAGTTGGACACAGATCTAGTCTCCTTTCTATAATCAAACATCTCCTAAAGAAGGACCCCACTTCAAGAAGGATAACTGTTAATGACATAGCTGATAAGGATGTTCACATAGAGATGGAGAAGCTAGATATTATCAAAGAA AGAGAGACTGTTGATCAAGTGCTACAGCAACAAACTAGTGGCTATGCTGTTGTCTGTGATGACCTAAAAAAAGTATATCATGGAAAAGATGGTAACCCTGATAAGTTTGCGGTTCAAGGTGTATCACTTGCTTTGCCTTATGGAGAGTGCCTTGGTATTCTTGGTCCTAATGGAGCTGGAAAAAGCTCTTTTATTAGCATG ATGATTGGGTTTGTAAAGCCAACATCAGGAAACGCATTTGTACGGGGTTTCAGCATACAAAATGACATGGAAAAGATATACAGCAGCATGGGAGTTTGCCCACAGAATGA TATGCTTTGGGAGACGCTAACTGGCAGGGAACATCTCCAGTTTTATGGCCGACTGAAGGGCCTTAGTGGTTCGTCTTTGGATCTC GCTGTTGATGAGTCTTTAAGGAGTGTAAATTTGCTTCATGGGGGTGCTCCTGATAAGCAAGTGAAGAAGTACAGTGGTGGCATGAGGAGGCGCCTTAGTGTCGCCATCTCATTGATCGGAGATGCTAAA GTCGTGTACATGGATGAGCCAAGCACTGGATTAGACCCAGCTTCTAGGAAGAGTCTCTGGAGCGCTGTGAAGCAAGCAAAGCAGGATAGAGCAATCATTCTCACCA CGCATTCCATGGAAGAAGCCGAAACTCTTTGTGATAGACTGTGTATCATGGTCGATGGAAGCCTCCAGTGCATAGGCACGCCCAAAGAG CTCATAGCTAGATACGGAGGGTACTATGTGCTGACGATGACAACACTGCCCGAGTTCGAACAAGAGGTCGAAAATCTGGTGCGCAAGCTCTCACCAAGCTCCAGGAAGGTGTACCATCTGTCTGGGACACAGAAGTACGAGCTGCCGAAGCAGGAAGCGAGGATCTCAGATGTGTTCATGGCCGTGGAGAGCTTCAAGAAGAGGGTGGAGGTCCAGGCGTGGGGCCTCGCGGACACCACCATGGAGGACGTGTTCGTCAAGGTCGCCAAAGGGGCCCAGTCCAGCGAAGAACTCTCCTAG
- the LOC136520926 gene encoding ABC transporter A family member 7-like isoform X2 yields MILTANNSCSHFLLHRVHGERRKQQRRTKNCRSAMEPPSAAARAAAVAVPRPPSFASQTNALLRKNLIFQKRNRKGTIRLIIVPIYLCLIISVLQRVINNFLDKPKYRCGCKCIDVNGTGPCQSMCGIQYSTLDQAPSCPIPNPPKWPSLVQVPLPEYRAVQDSSGLFTGFPDESCRKTQSCAVSIPFAGANRTLSNSIMQNLFTSSPLLNISDYTSISSLLLGTDVPGSSTGFVEPAFISARPIYVLQPQCKSSASVTIPITVGSVNSQKEIKCVQGLPLWQNSSATINEETFQGYQKGKTAEGINEIAMGYDFQDSNEKHFNVLALYNSTYENASFIPMPFALLRIPRSLNAVSNAYLQLIRGSGVNMLLDFTKEMPKQATRLTFDFSAVASPLFFEWVVVLLFPVMLTYLVYEKQHKLRTMMKMHGLGDGPYWIIYYMYFLIFSTLYLIVFVIFGSVIGVNFFKINDYSIQFVFFFSFINLQIVLAFLASSFFWKVNTAQAIAYLYIFGSGLMAGYLIRNFIEGGKFPRHWITVLEIIPAFSLYRGLYELGQYAVRSSETGNPGMRWSDLNDHTNGMRDVLIIIILEWLVLLPVAYYFDHASSVGHRSSLLSIIKHLLKKDPTSRRITVNDIADKDVHIEMEKLDIIKERETVDQVLQQQTSGYAVVCDDLKKVYHGKDGNPDKFAVQGVSLALPYGECLGILGPNGAGKSSFISMMIGFVKPTSGNAFVRGFSIQNDMEKIYSSMGVCPQNDMLWETLTGREHLQFYGRLKGLSGSSLDLAVDESLRSVNLLHGGAPDKQVKKYSGGMRRRLSVAISLIGDAKVVYMDEPSTGLDPASRKSLWSAVKQAKQDRAIILTTHSMEEAETLCDRLCIMVDGSLQCIGTPKENHVAAHS; encoded by the exons ATGATCTTAACGGCTAATAATAGTTGCTCCCACTTCCTCCTCCATCGAGTACACGGAGAGAGAAGGAAACAACAGCGACGAACCAAGAACTGCCGGAGCGCCATGGAGCCGCCCTCTGctgcggcgcgggcggcggctgTGGCTGTGCCAAGGCCGCCGAGCTTCGCGTCGCAGACCAATGCTCTCCTGCGCAAAAACCTCATCTTCCAG AAACGTAATAGGAAGGGAACCATTCGGTTAATCATAGTTCCCATATATCTCTGTCTCATAATCAGCGTTCTTCAAAGAGTCATCAACAATTTTCTAGATAAGCCAAAATACAGGTGTGGTTGCAAGTGCATTGATGTCAACGGCACAGGCCCTTGCCAAAGTATGTGTGGAATTCAGTACTCTACACTGGATCAGGCACCTAGTTGCCCCATTCCAAATCCTCCAAAATGGCCTTCTCTCGTGCAAGTACCCCTCCCAGAGTATCGCGCTGTGCAGGATTCCTCTGGCTTGTTTACAGGCTTCCCTGACGAATCATGTAGAAAGACACAATCATGCGCTGTCAGTATACCCTTTGCTGGAGCAAACAGGACTCTATCTAATA GTATCATGCAGAACCTGTTCACAAGCTCACCGCTTTTAAATATTTCTGATTACACAAGCATATCAAGTCTTTTGCTT GGTACAGATGTACCAGGATCTTCTACAGGATTTGTTGAACCTGCTTTTATCTCGGCTCGACCTATATATGTTCTTCAACCACAATGCAAGTCCAGTGCTTCAGTTACAATCCCAATTACCGTCGGTTCTGTTAATTCCCAGAAAG AGATAAAATGTGTTCAAGGTTTACCCTTGTGGCAGAACAGTTCAGCAACAATTAATGAGGAAACATTTCAGGGCTACCAGAAAGGGAAAACTGCTGAAGGGATAAATGAAATTGCGATGG GCTATGATTTCCAAGACTCCAACGAGAAGCATTTTAATGTCCTTGCTTTGTATAACTCGACGTATGAGAATGCCTCTTTCATTCCAATGCCATTTGCACTTCTGCGCATTCCACGCTCATTGAACGCG GTATCAAATGCCTATCTCCAACTTATTCGAGGTTCAGGCGTAAATATGTTGCTCGACTTCACAAAAGAAATGCCTAAGCAAGCCACCCGTCTGACATTTGATTTTTCTGCTGTCGCCAGTCCACTATTTTTCGAATGGGTTGTTGTCTTGCTTTTTCCG GTTATGCTGACCTACCTTGTATATGAGAAGCAACACAAGCTCCGAACAATGATGAAAATGCATGGACTTGGGGATGGCCCTTACTGGATTATATACTATATGTACTTCCTTATTTTCTCCACATTGTATCTGATTGTATTTGTCATTTTCGGATCCGTCATAG GTGTGAACTTTTTCAAGATAAACGACTACAGTATACAGTTTGTTTTCTTTTTCAGCTTCATTAATCTGCAGATTGTATTGGCCTTCCTAGCTTCATCATTCTTTTGGAAAGTTAACACTGCTCAAG CAATTGCGTACCTGTACATATTTGGGTCAGGGTTGATGGCAGGATATCTTATTCGCAATTTTATTGAAGGGGGAAAATTCCCAA GACACTGGATTACAGTTCTGGAGATAATACCTGCATTTTCTTTATATCGAGGACTATATGAGCTTGGCCAGTATGCTGTTAGATCTTCAGAAACAGGAAACCCTGGCATGCGATGGAGTGATTTAAATGACCACACGAATGGAATGAGAGATGTGTTAATCATTATTATTTTAGAATGGTTGGTTTTGCTTCCTGTTGCATATTATTTTGACCATGCTTCTTCAGTTGGACACAGATCTAGTCTCCTTTCTATAATCAAACATCTCCTAAAGAAGGACCCCACTTCAAGAAGGATAACTGTTAATGACATAGCTGATAAGGATGTTCACATAGAGATGGAGAAGCTAGATATTATCAAAGAA AGAGAGACTGTTGATCAAGTGCTACAGCAACAAACTAGTGGCTATGCTGTTGTCTGTGATGACCTAAAAAAAGTATATCATGGAAAAGATGGTAACCCTGATAAGTTTGCGGTTCAAGGTGTATCACTTGCTTTGCCTTATGGAGAGTGCCTTGGTATTCTTGGTCCTAATGGAGCTGGAAAAAGCTCTTTTATTAGCATG ATGATTGGGTTTGTAAAGCCAACATCAGGAAACGCATTTGTACGGGGTTTCAGCATACAAAATGACATGGAAAAGATATACAGCAGCATGGGAGTTTGCCCACAGAATGA TATGCTTTGGGAGACGCTAACTGGCAGGGAACATCTCCAGTTTTATGGCCGACTGAAGGGCCTTAGTGGTTCGTCTTTGGATCTC GCTGTTGATGAGTCTTTAAGGAGTGTAAATTTGCTTCATGGGGGTGCTCCTGATAAGCAAGTGAAGAAGTACAGTGGTGGCATGAGGAGGCGCCTTAGTGTCGCCATCTCATTGATCGGAGATGCTAAA GTCGTGTACATGGATGAGCCAAGCACTGGATTAGACCCAGCTTCTAGGAAGAGTCTCTGGAGCGCTGTGAAGCAAGCAAAGCAGGATAGAGCAATCATTCTCACCA CGCATTCCATGGAAGAAGCCGAAACTCTTTGTGATAGACTGTGTATCATGGTCGATGGAAGCCTCCAGTGCATAGGCACGCCCAAAGAG AATCATGTGGCAGCTCATAGCTAG